One Egicoccus halophilus genomic region harbors:
- a CDS encoding Rieske 2Fe-2S domain-containing protein gives MLKAEQNEAITRVGPGTPMGEVMRRYWQPALLAQEVAEPDSPPVRVQLLGESLVAFRDSRGEVGLIDSKCPHRRAPMFFGRNEEAGLRCVYHGWKFDTAGNCVDLPSEPPDSPLKAKINMTAYPTHEAAGVVWAYLGPRAEMPEAPDYEWMRAFKGGGGVSRTNERANWLQALEGGIDTTHSSFAHNNDLSTTSLLRQQDTHPKLEVEVTDYGFRYASIRRISENRRYIRVYQFVMPFQQIRPATVAWDGQPNDMPTMHGHLWAPMDDYTTAVYNFMAPTDLDIPLSREDFERSESRAGRGPEHFIGETYWLQRNASNDYLIDREVQRTQTYTGIEGINTQDFALQEGMDPICDRSREHLGTSDRAIIAARRLLLDAIEDVQAGRPLRGTDRQITSQIRPAEAILTEEDGDWRDYFKGELVARW, from the coding sequence GTACTGGCAGCCCGCACTGCTAGCCCAGGAGGTGGCCGAGCCCGACTCGCCTCCCGTCCGCGTCCAGTTGCTTGGCGAGTCGCTCGTCGCGTTTCGAGACAGCCGCGGCGAGGTCGGGCTGATCGACTCGAAGTGTCCGCACCGTCGTGCACCGATGTTCTTCGGTCGAAACGAGGAAGCGGGTCTGCGTTGCGTCTACCACGGCTGGAAGTTCGACACCGCGGGCAACTGTGTCGACCTCCCGTCCGAGCCGCCGGACAGCCCGCTGAAGGCCAAGATCAACATGACGGCCTACCCCACGCATGAGGCCGCCGGGGTGGTCTGGGCCTACCTGGGGCCGCGGGCCGAGATGCCGGAGGCGCCCGATTACGAGTGGATGCGTGCCTTCAAAGGCGGGGGTGGCGTCTCGCGTACCAACGAGCGCGCCAACTGGCTGCAAGCTCTCGAAGGTGGGATCGATACGACCCACTCGTCATTCGCGCACAACAACGACCTTTCGACGACGTCCCTGCTCCGTCAGCAGGACACGCATCCAAAACTCGAGGTCGAGGTCACCGACTACGGCTTCCGCTACGCCAGCATCCGCCGCATCAGCGAGAACCGCCGCTACATCCGGGTTTATCAGTTCGTGATGCCCTTCCAGCAGATTCGGCCAGCCACGGTGGCGTGGGACGGGCAGCCAAACGACATGCCGACCATGCACGGGCATCTGTGGGCGCCGATGGACGACTACACCACGGCCGTCTACAACTTCATGGCTCCGACCGACCTCGACATCCCTCTCTCTCGCGAAGACTTCGAACGGTCGGAGTCGCGCGCCGGGCGCGGGCCCGAGCACTTCATCGGTGAGACGTACTGGCTGCAGCGGAATGCCTCGAACGACTACCTGATCGACCGTGAAGTCCAGCGGACGCAGACCTACACTGGCATCGAAGGCATCAACACCCAGGACTTCGCTCTGCAGGAGGGGATGGATCCCATCTGCGACCGGAGCCGGGAACACCTCGGAACTTCGGATCGAGCGATCATCGCCGCCCGGCGCCTGCTGCTCGACGCCATAGAGGACGTGCAGGCCGGCCGCCCGCTGCGGGGTACCGACCGTCAGATCACCAGCCAGATCCGTCCGGCGGAGGCCATCCTCACCGAGGAAGACGGTGACTGGCGGGATTACTTCAAGGGCGAGTTGGTGGCCCGATGGTGA
- a CDS encoding aldo/keto reductase gives MSDLPRRMLGNTGVEISALGFGAMELRGEPKGRPVDERHVGRLLNQTLDLGIDLIDTSIDYGVAEERIGRHLAARRDEFFLATKCGCPHDADPATAGGGTPHDYGAANIEAGVEQSLRRMRTDHLDLLQVHMSPSVAELEAAATIKTLQRLRAAGKIRFLGMSGELPHLADHIALGVFDVFQVPYSVLEPEHEPLIARAAEEGAGIVVRGAVAMGAVAPTGPGRRGQALLPIWEQAELDELADGMDRTEFLLRATIGLPGLSTAIIGTLNDDHLVANAEAAARGPLPDDVRREAVRRALEVRE, from the coding sequence ATGAGCGACCTCCCCCGCCGCATGCTCGGAAACACGGGTGTGGAGATCAGCGCGCTCGGCTTCGGCGCCATGGAGCTACGGGGTGAGCCCAAGGGTCGCCCCGTCGATGAACGCCACGTCGGCCGCCTGCTGAATCAGACCCTCGATCTCGGGATCGATCTCATCGACACCTCCATCGACTACGGCGTGGCGGAGGAGCGGATCGGTCGACACCTGGCAGCGCGGCGGGACGAGTTCTTCCTCGCCACCAAGTGCGGCTGTCCGCATGATGCCGACCCGGCCACAGCCGGTGGGGGAACGCCGCACGACTACGGCGCAGCCAATATCGAGGCAGGTGTCGAGCAGAGCCTGCGGCGGATGCGGACCGACCACCTCGACCTGTTGCAGGTGCACATGTCTCCTTCGGTCGCGGAACTGGAGGCGGCCGCCACGATCAAGACTCTGCAACGGCTTCGCGCCGCCGGCAAGATTCGGTTCCTCGGCATGTCCGGGGAACTCCCCCACCTGGCGGACCACATCGCGCTCGGCGTGTTCGACGTGTTCCAGGTCCCGTACTCCGTGCTCGAGCCCGAACACGAGCCGTTGATCGCGCGCGCTGCCGAAGAGGGCGCCGGCATCGTCGTTCGTGGGGCCGTCGCAATGGGTGCGGTAGCGCCCACCGGCCCTGGCCGCCGCGGTCAAGCGCTCCTGCCGATCTGGGAGCAGGCCGAGCTCGACGAACTCGCCGATGGCATGGACCGGACCGAGTTCCTTCTGCGGGCCACCATCGGCCTTCCGGGACTGTCGACGGCCATCATCGGCACGTTGAACGACGATCACCTCGTCGCCAATGCCGAGGCGGCCGCGCGGGGCCCACTCCCCGATGACGTCCGTCGGGAGGCGGTCCGGCGAGCTCTCGAGGTCCGCGAGTAG
- a CDS encoding Rieske 2Fe-2S domain-containing protein — protein MLRQEQNEVLSGTGPGTPMGEVFRRFWIPALLSEELPAPDCAPVRVRLLGEDLVAFRDSTGKVGLVDEACPHRGASLFFGRNEDCGLRCTYHGWKFDRDGQCVDMPNEPPDTQFKEKVTIKAYPTVEQGGAVWTYMGPEEHEPQMPAMEWSLVPEEHRFLAKIEVDCNYAQAMEGDIDSSHTAFLHGRVGEDSLDNGSGARFWKERLRRFSFIDRAPKFFLIDTDYGFMAAARRYGGDEHYYWRITQWLFPAFSITPREAGSVLQCNMRIPIDDHRHMFYRTQYRPQKPLTDEEVYEYRHGGNLFQQTVPGTYRPVQTLENDFLIDRSLQRSGTYSGIKGIPAQDQSVTVSMGPIVERSKERLATSDAAIIHSRRLLLKQAQEVQKNGQLSVPGGGDPYFVRGVGLLVDRDTPFDVGAAEAMDANNPWHEDVAWAQVEPVGVDHAG, from the coding sequence ATGTTGAGGCAAGAGCAGAACGAGGTGTTGTCCGGGACCGGGCCGGGGACCCCGATGGGGGAGGTGTTCCGTCGCTTCTGGATTCCGGCGCTGCTGTCGGAAGAGTTGCCCGCGCCGGACTGCGCGCCGGTGCGGGTGCGGTTGTTGGGTGAGGATCTGGTGGCGTTTCGTGACTCGACCGGCAAGGTGGGGTTGGTCGACGAGGCGTGTCCTCACCGGGGGGCGTCGTTGTTCTTCGGTCGCAACGAGGACTGCGGTCTGCGGTGCACGTATCACGGGTGGAAGTTCGATCGTGATGGGCAGTGTGTCGACATGCCCAACGAGCCGCCGGACACCCAGTTCAAGGAGAAGGTGACCATCAAGGCCTATCCCACTGTGGAGCAGGGTGGGGCGGTCTGGACCTACATGGGGCCGGAGGAGCACGAGCCGCAGATGCCGGCGATGGAGTGGAGCCTGGTCCCTGAGGAGCATCGGTTCCTGGCCAAGATCGAGGTCGACTGCAACTACGCGCAGGCGATGGAAGGCGACATCGATTCGAGCCACACCGCCTTCCTGCACGGGCGTGTCGGCGAGGACTCCCTGGACAACGGCAGCGGCGCGCGCTTCTGGAAGGAGCGTCTGCGTCGGTTCTCGTTCATCGATCGGGCGCCGAAGTTCTTCCTGATCGACACCGACTACGGGTTCATGGCCGCGGCGCGCCGGTATGGCGGAGACGAGCACTACTACTGGCGGATCACCCAGTGGTTGTTCCCGGCCTTCTCGATCACGCCGCGTGAGGCGGGTTCGGTGTTGCAGTGCAACATGCGGATCCCGATCGACGACCACCGCCACATGTTCTACCGGACCCAGTACCGCCCGCAGAAGCCGTTGACCGACGAAGAGGTCTACGAGTACCGCCATGGCGGCAACCTCTTCCAGCAGACGGTGCCGGGCACGTATCGGCCGGTGCAGACGCTGGAGAACGACTTCCTGATCGACCGCAGCCTGCAGCGCAGCGGGACCTACAGCGGCATCAAGGGCATCCCTGCCCAGGATCAGTCCGTGACCGTGTCGATGGGGCCAATCGTGGAGCGGAGCAAGGAGCGTCTGGCGACGTCGGATGCCGCGATCATCCATTCGCGACGGTTGCTGCTCAAGCAGGCCCAGGAGGTTCAGAAGAACGGCCAACTGTCGGTGCCTGGTGGCGGTGACCCGTACTTCGTCCGCGGGGTCGGGTTGCTCGTCGACCGTGACACACCCTTCGACGTCGGCGCTGCAGAAGCGATGGATGCGAACAATCCGTGGCACGAGGACGTCGCCTGGGCGCAGGTCGAACCCGTCGGCGTCGACCACGCCGGATGA
- a CDS encoding universal stress protein, with translation MTQQAKTVVVGALLTPAGRAAIDEATELVREAGGRVVLVGHVARPRGEDEAGHYLNDLRKREEELERLAEEFRARDVTVAVSVPAAAGTPADAVLGAAAEYEADLIVVGIRRRSRVGKLILGSNSQDILLGAECSVLAVKADEE, from the coding sequence ATGACACAGCAAGCCAAGACCGTCGTGGTCGGCGCCCTCCTGACGCCGGCGGGGCGGGCCGCGATCGACGAGGCCACGGAATTGGTTCGCGAGGCTGGCGGTCGGGTCGTGCTAGTCGGTCACGTCGCACGGCCTCGGGGAGAGGACGAGGCCGGCCACTATCTGAATGATCTACGCAAACGCGAAGAGGAGCTCGAGCGGCTCGCCGAAGAGTTCCGTGCGCGCGACGTCACCGTCGCGGTTTCCGTCCCGGCAGCGGCGGGCACGCCGGCCGATGCGGTTCTGGGCGCCGCTGCCGAGTACGAGGCGGACCTCATCGTCGTTGGCATTCGCCGGCGATCACGCGTGGGCAAGCTGATCCTGGGCAGCAACTCGCAGGACATCCTGCTCGGAGCCGAGTGTTCGGTGCTCGCCGTGAAGGCGGACGAGGAGTAG
- a CDS encoding FAD-binding and (Fe-S)-binding domain-containing protein: MSATQGGSDLTSELEHCLRRSGIDEVDTDARRRAEYSSDASLYRVPPRAVAFPRDGSDIEAAVEVARTMGVPITPRGAGTSIAGNAVGPGIVLDTRRHMSKILEVDPTSRTARVEPGVVLDDLQVAAGRHGLRFGPDPSSHDRCTLGGMIGNNACGSRALGYGRTVDHVLALDVVTGTGERVRLESRPSQSSPAIIETVTHALSGYRHAIEHELDRFTRQVSGYALHEIFRDAPAKALVGSEGTCAITVEAELSLVPDPPVRALAVLGYEDMAAAADAVPPLLDHMLSALEGLDSRIVDVVRQRRGTSALPDLPPGGGWLFAEVAGEDAAEVTARARRLADGAQCRGHRVVTDPAEMKALWRIREDGSGLVARSGPRPAHAGWEDAAVPPERLGDYLRDFDALLLSHDLIGVPYGHFGDGCVHVRIDFPLDEAVGPATFRRFLFDAARLVASHGGSISGEHGDGRARSELLAEMYPPHILEAFAVFKGVFDPDEILNPGVLTRPQPVDANLRSLPTIDDADVDGFGFGHDQGSFARAVHRCTGVGKCVSTQHGPGRVMCPSYLATGDERDSTRGRARVLQEMVDGRLLEGGASDPAVHDALKLCLACKGCLSDCPTGVDMATYKAEVLHRTFRGRLRPRTHYTLGRIPLLARIASAAPTIANAIARTPFIGGLLRTLAGVDERRGLPELASRARQRRLRDAAARALPSPPRGSPTALLWIDTFTHRFSPETGVAALRVLRDAGYAVEVAEDLCCGVPLISTGQLDAARRRLSRTITRLHRTAADGGVIVGLEPSCTAVLRGEAPDLVGTDAARRVAAATRTLSEALTARRPHWRPPDLTGVQVVAQPHCHHHAVMGWAADERLLRAAGASVEIVGGCCGLAGNFGMEQGNYAVSQTIAETALLPAVNRFPHATVLADGFSCRTQLAEFGDRPGRHLAELLADHLGESAGQPGPGS, encoded by the coding sequence GTGTCAGCCACCCAGGGCGGTTCCGACCTCACGAGCGAACTCGAGCACTGTCTTCGGCGTTCCGGCATCGACGAGGTCGACACGGACGCTCGGCGGCGAGCCGAATACTCCTCCGACGCCTCCCTCTACCGTGTCCCGCCACGCGCCGTCGCCTTTCCCCGGGACGGCTCGGACATCGAAGCGGCTGTCGAGGTGGCACGCACCATGGGGGTGCCGATCACCCCGCGCGGCGCCGGCACCTCCATTGCCGGGAACGCCGTGGGGCCTGGGATAGTCCTCGACACGCGACGCCACATGTCGAAGATCCTCGAGGTCGACCCGACGAGTCGTACGGCCCGCGTCGAACCGGGCGTCGTTCTCGACGATCTGCAGGTCGCCGCCGGAAGACACGGATTGCGTTTCGGCCCCGACCCCTCGTCACATGACCGCTGCACCCTGGGTGGCATGATCGGCAACAACGCATGCGGCTCGCGAGCCCTGGGATACGGGCGCACCGTCGATCACGTCCTTGCCCTGGACGTCGTGACCGGAACGGGCGAACGCGTTCGACTCGAGTCGCGTCCGTCGCAGTCGTCGCCGGCGATCATCGAGACCGTGACCCACGCTCTCAGCGGGTATCGGCACGCGATCGAGCACGAACTCGACCGTTTCACGCGCCAGGTGTCCGGATATGCTCTCCACGAAATCTTTCGCGACGCCCCCGCCAAGGCGTTGGTCGGCAGCGAGGGCACCTGCGCCATCACGGTCGAGGCCGAACTCTCCCTGGTTCCCGATCCGCCGGTCCGAGCGCTTGCGGTGCTCGGATACGAGGACATGGCGGCAGCAGCCGACGCCGTCCCGCCGCTCCTCGACCACATGCTGAGTGCGTTGGAAGGCCTCGACTCCCGGATCGTCGACGTCGTAAGGCAACGGCGCGGCACATCTGCACTGCCCGACTTGCCACCGGGTGGCGGGTGGCTCTTCGCCGAGGTGGCCGGTGAGGATGCAGCGGAGGTCACCGCCCGCGCACGGCGCCTTGCGGATGGCGCCCAGTGCCGCGGCCACCGGGTCGTGACCGATCCGGCCGAGATGAAGGCGCTGTGGCGCATCCGCGAGGATGGATCGGGACTGGTCGCCCGGAGCGGACCGCGGCCCGCGCACGCCGGTTGGGAGGACGCGGCCGTCCCACCAGAGCGACTCGGTGATTACCTGCGCGACTTCGATGCACTGTTGCTATCACATGATCTGATCGGCGTCCCGTACGGCCACTTCGGCGACGGTTGCGTGCACGTCCGGATCGATTTTCCCCTGGATGAGGCGGTGGGGCCCGCGACCTTCCGGCGCTTCCTCTTCGACGCCGCCCGTCTCGTCGCGAGTCATGGAGGATCCATCTCCGGCGAGCATGGGGACGGCCGCGCCCGCAGTGAACTGCTGGCAGAGATGTATCCGCCGCACATACTCGAAGCATTCGCGGTCTTCAAGGGCGTCTTCGATCCCGACGAGATCCTCAACCCCGGCGTGCTGACCCGCCCCCAACCGGTGGACGCCAATCTGCGTTCCCTTCCGACGATCGATGATGCTGACGTCGACGGCTTCGGATTCGGACACGACCAGGGTTCGTTCGCCCGGGCGGTCCACCGATGCACCGGCGTCGGCAAGTGCGTCAGTACGCAGCACGGGCCGGGCCGGGTCATGTGCCCCTCGTACTTGGCGACTGGTGACGAGCGCGACTCGACTCGTGGACGCGCCCGCGTGTTGCAGGAGATGGTGGACGGTCGACTCCTGGAGGGTGGTGCCTCGGATCCGGCGGTTCACGACGCACTGAAGCTTTGCCTCGCCTGCAAGGGCTGCCTCTCCGATTGCCCAACGGGTGTCGATATGGCCACGTACAAGGCCGAAGTTCTCCACCGCACCTTCCGAGGGCGACTGCGACCGCGTACGCATTACACGCTCGGTCGGATCCCGCTGCTCGCTCGCATCGCGTCGGCCGCGCCCACGATCGCGAATGCCATCGCCCGTACCCCATTCATCGGCGGGCTGCTGCGAACCCTGGCCGGGGTCGATGAACGCCGCGGTCTCCCGGAGTTGGCCAGCCGCGCCCGACAACGGCGCCTGCGGGACGCTGCTGCGCGAGCCCTGCCCTCACCGCCACGTGGCTCCCCCACCGCACTCCTGTGGATCGACACCTTCACCCATCGGTTCTCACCCGAAACCGGAGTCGCAGCCTTGCGAGTCCTGAGGGACGCGGGCTATGCCGTCGAGGTCGCCGAAGACCTGTGTTGCGGGGTGCCGCTGATCTCCACCGGCCAACTGGATGCGGCGCGGCGCCGGCTCAGCCGGACCATCACTCGACTGCATCGAACCGCTGCGGACGGCGGCGTGATCGTCGGGCTCGAACCCTCGTGCACCGCCGTGCTCCGCGGCGAAGCTCCGGATCTGGTGGGGACCGACGCCGCACGACGTGTCGCTGCGGCGACGCGTACGTTGTCCGAAGCGTTGACTGCCCGCCGACCCCACTGGCGGCCGCCGGACCTCACCGGCGTGCAGGTGGTCGCCCAGCCACATTGCCACCACCATGCGGTAATGGGTTGGGCCGCCGACGAACGGCTGCTGCGTGCGGCGGGTGCGTCCGTGGAGATCGTCGGCGGATGTTGTGGCCTCGCCGGCAACTTCGGGATGGAACAGGGCAACTACGCCGTGTCCCAGACCATCGCCGAGACCGCCCTTCTCCCCGCGGTGAACCGGTTCCCCCACGCCACGGTCCTCGCGGACGGATTCTCCTGCCGGACGCAGCTGGCCGAGTTCGGCGACCGCCCCGGGCGACATCTGGCGGAACTGCTCGCAGATCATCTCGGGGAGAGCGCCGGGCAGCCCGGCCCGGGGTCCTAG
- a CDS encoding zinc-dependent alcohol dehydrogenase gives MVRPRSTLAAVTQASRHSEVREFTVPDPDDGAIFEIDASGICGADIPKFFGDLPAPVILGHETVGRVIDGDEATIARWGVNSERRYLMEEYVPCGACRPCRIGRYRACAQTNSRDPKALRYGTTSITRSPQLWGGFAQHQYLHPNTVLHEVPEGVPADVATFALPLSNGVQWMTIDAGVRAGESVLIQGPGQQGLACLMAAKAAGCGPIIVSGLAQDRHRLELASVLGADEVLVADEQDVTDAVLKRLPDGVDVVADISGAGTLTMSVALDVVRRGGRVVMAATGAADELPGLKTILAKEVTVRGVRGHGFEAVETALAWLGSGRIDIAPLHEPTYGLQNVAEAFERLQARDAVHLVIEPQKS, from the coding sequence ATGGTGAGGCCGCGGTCGACGCTGGCCGCCGTCACGCAGGCGTCCAGACACAGTGAGGTCCGGGAGTTCACGGTTCCCGATCCGGATGACGGAGCCATCTTTGAGATCGACGCCTCGGGCATCTGTGGCGCGGATATACCCAAGTTCTTCGGTGACCTCCCGGCGCCGGTGATCCTCGGCCACGAAACGGTTGGACGGGTCATCGATGGCGACGAGGCAACCATCGCGCGGTGGGGTGTGAATTCCGAGCGGCGTTACCTCATGGAGGAGTATGTCCCCTGTGGCGCATGCCGACCGTGCCGGATCGGCCGCTATCGCGCCTGCGCCCAGACGAACAGCCGCGATCCGAAGGCGTTGCGCTACGGCACGACGTCGATCACCCGGTCCCCGCAGCTGTGGGGCGGCTTCGCGCAGCATCAATACCTGCACCCGAACACGGTGCTCCACGAGGTACCCGAAGGTGTGCCGGCGGATGTCGCGACGTTCGCGTTGCCATTGAGCAACGGGGTCCAGTGGATGACGATCGATGCCGGTGTTCGGGCGGGGGAATCGGTGTTGATCCAAGGGCCTGGCCAGCAGGGGCTGGCCTGCTTGATGGCGGCGAAGGCCGCCGGGTGCGGCCCGATCATCGTGTCGGGGCTGGCTCAGGATCGCCATCGGCTGGAGTTGGCCTCGGTCCTCGGGGCCGACGAGGTGCTGGTGGCGGACGAGCAGGACGTCACGGATGCGGTCCTGAAGCGCCTGCCAGATGGCGTCGACGTCGTGGCCGATATCTCCGGGGCGGGAACCCTGACGATGTCGGTGGCACTCGACGTGGTCCGACGTGGCGGGCGGGTCGTGATGGCGGCGACCGGCGCGGCCGACGAGTTGCCCGGACTGAAGACGATCCTGGCAAAGGAAGTGACGGTCAGGGGTGTCCGCGGGCACGGCTTTGAGGCCGTCGAGACGGCACTCGCCTGGCTGGGGTCGGGCCGCATCGACATCGCGCCGCTGCACGAGCCCACCTATGGCTTGCAGAACGTCGCCGAAGCGTTCGAGCGGTTGCAGGCGCGTGACGCGGTCCATCTGGTGATAGAACCGCAGAAGTCGTAA
- a CDS encoding MFS transporter codes for MHLSRASGWLDGALGGLVAFAIVGVSNHAIRPAATYRTLELGGTVVAVGLVAASYGAVAMFLAVPIGRAVDRADPRFFFLTGTFSTGLGAAACAFAPGLAWLALGQVLVGSGWVMAAIGFQTMTANRRHSDRDRGFARLAVAASVGQLLGPYLAGVVLDGGLVGIFATRASLAAFLMAAAFAFGGTVIAWFVIPVDVELRSNRSSADGAANQSSIPTLLRRPGVPQALLVGIATLSTVDLSIIYLPVIGEARGIGPSAVGALLAVRAGAGLASRLALPALITRLRRRTLLVGAMLSAAVSLAGIATLGSVVGLGICLAVMGFGLGIATPLTMAWLTQTTPRAERGTVLAVRMSGNRFSQVVVPATFGGVAAVLGPGAIFLVLSAALLMSAAALRTAPLNSRAAAADP; via the coding sequence GTGCATCTCTCGCGGGCGAGTGGCTGGCTCGACGGCGCGCTCGGCGGCCTGGTCGCCTTCGCCATCGTCGGTGTCAGTAACCACGCGATCCGCCCCGCCGCCACCTATCGGACGCTCGAGCTCGGCGGCACGGTCGTTGCCGTCGGTCTGGTCGCTGCCTCGTATGGCGCGGTGGCCATGTTTCTCGCGGTGCCGATCGGGCGGGCCGTCGATCGCGCTGACCCGCGGTTCTTTTTCTTGACGGGCACCTTCTCGACCGGCCTGGGGGCAGCCGCATGTGCCTTCGCGCCGGGGCTCGCTTGGCTTGCCCTCGGTCAGGTGCTCGTCGGGAGCGGGTGGGTCATGGCCGCGATCGGTTTTCAGACCATGACCGCCAATCGCCGCCACAGCGACCGGGACCGAGGCTTCGCGCGGCTGGCCGTCGCGGCTTCCGTCGGCCAGTTGCTGGGTCCGTATCTCGCCGGTGTCGTGCTGGACGGTGGTCTCGTCGGGATCTTCGCCACACGTGCGTCTCTGGCCGCGTTCCTCATGGCGGCAGCGTTTGCGTTCGGTGGGACGGTCATCGCGTGGTTCGTCATTCCTGTGGACGTCGAACTGCGGTCGAATCGCTCGTCGGCCGATGGGGCCGCCAACCAGAGCAGCATCCCGACGTTGCTGCGGCGTCCCGGGGTCCCCCAGGCGCTGCTCGTCGGCATCGCGACCCTCTCGACCGTGGATCTCTCCATCATCTATCTGCCGGTCATCGGTGAGGCCCGGGGGATCGGACCGTCGGCCGTGGGAGCTTTGCTCGCCGTCCGCGCCGGTGCCGGGCTCGCATCCCGGCTCGCCTTGCCGGCCCTGATCACCCGGTTGCGGCGTCGGACCCTGCTCGTGGGGGCGATGCTCTCCGCCGCGGTCTCGCTCGCCGGCATCGCAACGCTCGGCTCGGTCGTCGGCCTCGGCATCTGTCTCGCGGTGATGGGATTCGGCCTTGGGATCGCTACGCCGTTGACGATGGCGTGGCTGACGCAGACGACGCCACGCGCGGAGCGCGGGACGGTGCTTGCGGTGCGCATGAGCGGAAACCGGTTCAGCCAGGTCGTGGTCCCGGCCACGTTCGGGGGCGTGGCCGCCGTGCTCGGGCCGGGGGCGATCTTCCTCGTGCTCTCGGCCGCGTTGTTGATGAGTGCTGCCGCGCTGCGGACTGCTCCGCTCAATTCACGGGCGGCCGCGGCAGATCCGTGA
- a CDS encoding DUF4177 domain-containing protein — translation MAEYKVVDVRATGVMPNVVADRLTEVLNEFEADGWRQEGIQPIIYNSSTTGYLLVIFARD, via the coding sequence ATGGCCGAGTACAAGGTCGTTGACGTGCGTGCGACGGGTGTGATGCCGAACGTGGTTGCAGATCGCCTTACGGAAGTACTCAACGAGTTCGAGGCCGACGGGTGGCGTCAAGAGGGGATCCAACCCATCATCTACAACTCCTCGACCACGGGGTATCTGCTGGTGATCTTTGCCCGCGACTGA